Part of the Falco rusticolus isolate bFalRus1 chromosome 2, bFalRus1.pri, whole genome shotgun sequence genome is shown below.
TTCTTCGATGATGCTTCATGCCTGGAAAATCCCAAAGGTAATCCAGCACCGCCTCTCCTTCTTCCAGTACATGTTTCCGACCCTGGAACTTTGGTTTCTCATAAAAAATCCAACTGTAATGATACCATCAACTGAGTTGTTGCAGTTAGGTAAGACTGTCCGTATACACCTCTGCTGTAAAGCTCAGTAACTGAGATCATCTTATCAAGCCAAATATCACACCTTTCTTACGCTGCCCCTCAGGAGTCACATTGATTTTAGATAAATATGgggcttttatttctgtgctttaaatgtaaaatacacaGTTCTCCTCCAGGACATAGCCTAACATAACTTAAAATATAACCTGTataaaaatactacaaaataCCATGTAAATAAGCAGCCTTATTTTACCAGAGCAAATATATTAATTGTCACATCAAAACATGTCCTGTTCAGGCAGATACTATGCAAGgcattaaaaacatacatactAATGATGGCATTCAGTATTTCTTAGAACATGAAAGAAACGTATGCAAAAACCAAACAAGGCTGCCTCAAAACTGCATAAATGTGACAATGCATTGTCACTATGGCTGACAGCCAGACATGTTCACTGTAAGCACCACCAATTAAATTCTGATGCAACAACTGATgtggtcccagccccagcttccTGAAGCAAGCCTGAAGAAAACACTAGCAAAATCTACCTTAAAGGTAATTGTATATCCTTCTGCATCCACATTCTTCCAAATGCTACATTACAAACAGCAGCTGAGATTGTTCATTTTATGGTCCTTTTGCAACAGTTACTATATAATGAAACTGaactgtaaaaagaaacattttctttggcaTACACATGCTTCCACTGATGATTATGGCCGTACTGTCTCAACACTTCAAGCAAGAAATCTAAGCTTACTTGTGGTTCTATTAGAAACTTTCCGTTTGAAGCTAGTTCCCaagggaaacttttttttttttttttgtactgcagCATTTGAAGCCTCgtttcatgctttttttcattggtACCAGTCtaattataaagaaagaaaaagacacttGCAGAACAGACATGTgtcataaataaaaagaaacgAAAACACCAGAGAAACACATATACAGTCTTTTGGAAAGACTATTTAATTACGACCTGGATTTCTTACCATCCTCTAATTATCCTAAGTAATGATCCAATGGGAAAGATCCAGGATGTGGCATCTAGCACATCAGAATGAACTTCTTGTTTACTTTTGTTGCCATAAATATCATAAATAATAATCTGAAACAACATACAATGCATATGAATGAGGGCCCACTTCATATTGTATAGACTGTTATTTTTTGCTTGGAATGAAATCTATTTCACTTTGTGCCCATTCAATTGATATgctacatattttcttttatgaaaaattttACTGAACTACAAAAGCAGTTgttcacagaaatacagtagAATTACTGGTGGCAAGACTTTTAATAATACAGTGTCATTATTAGCATGTGCAAGCATATGCACCATTAACATACAGAGAACTAGACTAACTATCCCAAATGCTTTCCATTCAAAAATTTTGGTCTAACAAATTATTCCATGTATCATATTGATTCTATGTGACACAAATTCTTCTTACCTTTCCCGGTCTTGGATTATATTTGAGACTTGCCCTGTCAATGAGgttctgaaattaaaaggacATGGAAGACTACTATTAACATCTacaacagcagcacaaagcatAGGCAGATTATTCTGCGTCCACTATTCCTATAAATTGTATGCAACCGTTGCTAGCAGAAACAGCCAGGATTTGTTTCGTTGTCGTTCAGAGTTGGTGCAAATAGTTTAATAGAATGAAACTATCGGTAGAAAGCAGCAAGTGCCAGAAAGGAAGAACTATTATGGAATTGGTAACCTCTGCAAATGTATTAACCATTCCTACCAAACAATAAACTGCCTTTCTTAACAGTGTCAAAACCAAGAGAGACCTCTAACAcagactgaaatatttccaacaTCATGGTAGGACTTTCTTCTTCAGTTATGTGTTTGGGCTGTGTggcattttcagtttctaaataCTGGGAAAAATCTTTCCATATCCTCATTAGCCATTGCTTGAAATAAACTAAAAGAAATACTTATCTATGGAAGCAGCTATATTACTTACTTGCTAGCTGAGCTACAGTTTGTAGAAGACTCTGTATGAAATAATCAAGTAGCCCAGTAAGcaggtatttgtattttttggaCAATACAGCTCTACTAATCTCCAAAgtggaagaaattaaagaacatttttcacacAAAAGGCAATTCCATCATCTTCAGGTTGGAATGTCCTTAACACGGACAAGTCTGTGTTTTGCTATTACACAGATTTGCTATAATGCATATTTTACTATCATATTTTCTCTTCACATCTCTTTTACAATTAAATCACTTTCGTCTGTGTGGTGAACCAAGAATACcgtgttttcaaaagcattttatcaGAAGActtcttactttttaaattatgatcTTAAACAGCctaattacttttctttatgGTAGAAGAATTAACCttaaaaagggaggaaggagaataGGGAGACAGCAATTTCAAATCTGGGCTAATtactttattaatattaatgtgACATGACATCTTACCGCTGACAGTTCTCCCAGTTTTGGCATAGTGTTGTCTTGAGACCAATGAATCTTTGGCTGCAACATATCCTGGAGAATGCTTCCAAACCTGGTCCCCTTCTCAGAGGGGCAATTGCTGGCAGATTTCAAATACTGGTAGTACACACTTGTAGGAGGATGCTTCGGAGCAGCATCAGCTTTCTGTGAAACTGCCTTACAAGGTGTTTCACTGGGGGAAGCTGCATCTGGAAACAGTTCTGGTTGTTCCTTAGAGTCAAGTTGTCCTTTAGAAAGAAAGGGTGACTGTTCAGGAAACAAAGATCTATTTTGGTCATTTGATGGAAACGTGGTTTCTAAACTCCCTCTCCACTGACTGGAAAGACAATTGTCTTCTTTCTCAGCATCAAGCATATTTTCTTCATATGACGATgactcttcctcctcttcctctactccctcctcctctttacTGAACCGAGTAGTAAACTGTAAGCGCTCAGAAACTGACTGGAGAAGGGAGAGCACAGAAGCATGGTCAGTGTTATCTTTAGATATTCCACTAGGATGGCCTTCTGGTGACACATCTGTGGAAAGTAAGTCTTCTTGGGAGCTGTCATCTTCGTATATTGGAGACAAAGAGAAAGGATATACTCTATAGCGCCTGGCCTCCACACTCAGAAACGATTCTGTGCTACGGCTGTCGGTTGCTTCGTTCAACTTGTTCTCCTTCCCATAAAGACAGGCTGGCTCACATTTATTCTTCACTGTTTCACACATTAGATGATCTATATTATCTGAAGGCAaatcagaagaagaaagtgaatCAGTTTGCATATCATCAGTCGGGACAGATTTGTTCTCAGTTTGAAGGGCACCTTCATAAATGATAGTAAAAGAACTGTTTTCCCACTGTTCAATTAGTGGAGAAGAGGCCAAAAGATCTGTTGGTTCCTTCACGTCGTCACTGCAGTCCAGACCATTTTCTTCAAGCTGATCATTTCTCTTGCTGTCTTGATCCTTCATTTGTATCAGCTTCAGATTCTCATTACTTTGAGCACGGTCTGTGTTGAAGCAGTTCTCTCTTTCACTGTCCTCTCCAGTAACAGACAATTCAGGTACAATGAATCGTGCATTTAATCCCGTATTAACCTCTGCTACCTCACTTGCCCCTTTTGCTAGTTCCTCTTTACTGTCCACTGCCTTTGGATCTTCTAAGGTTGCTTTtatctgtgctgcagcctctctTCCGCAGTCTTCATATGGACCGTCCTCTGCACTGCTTTCCAGGGACCCCCGAGGACTGCTTTTGTCTTTGGATTCATTCTGCATGCCAATACATTCTTCATCAGGCGTAAAAGATAACAAATTAACATTCACAGCTGGCAGCAATGTGCAGTCTGGCATATTTGCATTATTGCACGAGTCCTTTAACTGCAACGACAGAAGCATCGCTTCAGTCACGGTAGCATCTCTATGTATTAAATGTAAAGATCTATCAGATTTCCCATTAGTCACCGATACCTCAGCTTTGCCACACACCTCTACTGCAGCCAGATGTTCACACACTTTTCTATTCTGTCTCTCTTTTGCTGGTGTCATGAGTTCCAATTCTGGCCTTGATGAACTGCCAGTGGGCAGAAATCCATTTGTTTGGCAAGTGAATGCATTATTTGGTATCTTTTCACCTCTTTGGAGGCCATCTATGCCATTTTCCACACTACTTGGAAGCAAAGGAGGACCTGAGCAATCTGCCTTTTCACAGTTTACAGTTACATCCTGAGTTTCCTTCTTCCCTGTTGGTTCCTGTGACTTGGCAGGTAACTTCACATCCAGGTTTAAAATCTTTGGTGTTTCAGCCTTTGGTTTAGGATCAACCTTTTCAGGCGGCCTTTTATTCTCACTGCCTTGCCACTGATTGGATATCAGGTTTTGTTTGGCTGAGTTAACAACTTCATcaattgtttcttttgctttcagtgctaGTGCATTATGCAGATCAGTTTTATCAGGGATGTAAGATATTATCTTTTCATCTTGATTATTTGTATCCACCATTTCATTTCCTGTAAATGAAGATGAGCCTTTTCCACTGCTCTCATTAAAATGTCTTAATGACTGCACAGCTGACTGGATTTCTTCCGCTTCCAGCTGTACAGTTTCAGCTTTCTGATCATTTAGAGTATCTGTATTTACTAAACTATCCTTGCTCCCAGAAAGCTGGCAGACACCATTGGCTTGCTTTGCTATTATTTCTTCTATAGCCAAGTGTAAAACTGAGCCCACTATTTCCTCagcttttttaaacaaaacagcatcTTGGAATTCAGCACGTTCTTGTCCCTTCACATTGTTACCTTCCCATACTTCCTCAGAACAGAGCTCATTTGACTCCGTAAGTGCAGCGGGTGTTTGATCATCCACTACAGAAGGGACTTCTGAGATGGCAGAAGCATTGTTACCCAGCATCACCCGTCCCACAGCATTTTTGCACGTGCTCTCGGAACAAGCTGACTTGTCTGCCATTTCCAAAGACTTCACAGGACAGCCGGGTGATGGCATTGCCTCCGCCAAGACACTACTGTCAGCCTGCTGTGTGGAGGAAGCCTCCTCTGCCCCACCACTAGCTCTTCGACTGTAAGAATTGCGGTTCCCCTGAGCAATGCCTAACATTTCCAAGGCAGAAACGGAAAGGTTGGAGGCTTCTCTGGATCCCAGAGTAGGTGAAGTGGGCCTGGGGATGCAAACACCCCCCACATCtactccagcagcagagccatcAAGCAAAACTGGAGTGAGCTCAGGTTCCAGAGAACCACCTGGGACCAAAGCTCTCAGGTCTCCTGAGCAAAGTGGCACCTTGGTCATTCTGTCCTCAGAGATTATTCTCCTACACTCAGcacctggaaaaataaagctgtgctGTTCAGAAGCAGCAGACCATCTAGCAATCTGGCCACTTTCAGAGTTCGTGGCAGGAGAAGGCATTTTTGCTTGGTGGTCAGTTGAAACATCAAGTACTGTGGGTGGTATCCTAGGCTtattactgttttccttcttcaaagaaaaattaatacacCTATCCTCAGAAACAGGTGGAGATTCAGAAATGATGTCTACATCAACGtctttttcaaagacaaaaccagaatgGTTGGTCAAAGGTCTTCCTCCAGATCTCAAGGCAGAATGAGAAAcctccagatttttttcctgtgacttAGAAATGTAAGAGGAAAGTTCAGAGATGTCATCTTTACACTCAGAAGGAACAAGAGCAACCGCCGTCATACCAGTCTTGTCAATTTTAGAAGCAGCAGGAGTACCGTTGTCTGTCCTGTCAACAGTGACTAAAGGGCAAGATGCAGGCTTTACTGTGCTGTCTTCTGTGAGTATAACTAGTGCTTTGGCATGAACGTCTTCAACAGTTTCAAGGGAAACAGGACCATGGTCGTGGACATGCATAGAGTTTTCTGAGAGGTTCACCTCTACAGGCTCAAAGGATTCGCTCTTCTCATAGTCAAGATCAGGACAAGAAAGCATCTCTCGTACATCTTTTAAACTGACTTCTCTTTCCCCTATAGTTTTAGTTTTGAACTTGCAACTAAGATTAACAGAAGGTAAGCAACAGCCTCCAATTTCAAAAGAAGACTCACAAGACAGAGGCGCTGCCAGCTCACTGAAGTTAGGCATCACACTTCCACACCCTTGTATGCAGGATGAAACACTGGCAAGGTTTTCCACTGCAGCCTCTGATAAAACCTTCATTGTTTCCACACCATCAGTTTCTAGACAAGGTAAACCAGTCTGCTGTGTGGCAGTGTTCTTGGAACTCTCCGCAGTGATCAATTGGTGATCATTTCGTACATGCACTGGTTTCCCTAACTGACTTAGTTCTTCATTACAAGTCCCCTTGTCCTTGACCATATCTTCATTGTTTTTAGTAGATGACACTGAAGTAGCTGGATTACCTGTGGCTATGCATTCTCCTCTGGACTCCATGCTAAGTGAAGTGGGTATTTGTTCATTAAAAGGTAAAAGAACAGTAGCAACAGAGCTCTGTGGATCTTGCTGTCTTTCTACAGCAGCCACAATTTTCTGTGTATCACTTTTTCTTGGATCACTATCTTTATTTGCACTACCTATATGCTGATCTCCTAGCAGCTGGAACGCAGTGGTACTGGGACGAAGTATCTGGCCATTCAATAGCTCTGAGTGACTATCTGTTTGATGACTACAACAAAATTCTCCCTTACTCACCAGTAGCTCTTCATTAACTGCCTTACTTTTTGATTTGGGTGAATGTAAACAATCAccctgcatttcttttgtgGGCTCCATATTAGCTGTTTTACTACAATCGTTTTCTTTATCAAAGTTAGCAGTGCCATTTTGGTCTGTCTGAAACAGCGCTTCTGTCTCTCTCAGCAGCCTGTCTTCTTTTCCAACCAAATCGTTTGCAGAGCTCATTTTAAGGGAACTGGTAATCCGGGAAGTGGAATTGGTTAGGATCTCACCGTTTCTACTGCTAGATGATAATAATGAATCTAGCGAATATGTCCTTTTAACTTTTGCTGCGCCTAAAGCAGGCGtatgttttaaatttatctCAGAACACGATTCAGTAGATGAAGTTGTGGCCTTTGCAGTTATTTCATGTTTACTGCTACCTAAGCAGTGCTGAGCTTTACCAGACTTCTTCCTTCCCATCTTAACTGCAGAAGTATTTACTACGGTATCATCTTCATGATCTTTACCCTCatcttccctgttttcttttattaagtGTCCTGATTTCGCAGAGACAGTTGCTTggatttctccattttctttgaTCATTGGAGCATTTCTGTTCTCAgcactttcttctcctttttcagcCATTTCTGTTTGATTCTTCAGTAGCTGCCTGATCCTTGCAGAACCTCGATATGTTGCATAAGTGACTGCGGGTGCTTCTGGCTTCCGTTGCATCTGCCTGTAACAAGGACCATCATTATGAGTAGAAGACAGACTATCTAAATTGCTAGCTTAATAATAAAGGTTAACACAAACTGCAGATGATGCACGATACTGTTTTCCTTCACAGGTTAGCACAAACTGTAGATTGCATGCAACactattttcctcctttttctgcttgttctaaATATGGGTTTGGGTGACAAATGGATACATACACtaccttttacagaaaaagtcaatgtaaactaaaaagcaaaaagtagaTGTTGCTACGAACAACTTCCATCATTTGCTTCTCAGTAGACAATGGAATTATTATTCATAACTGCTACTGCAAGTCAACATTTGCAGTGACagaatataaacatatttttgtgaAGACATTACACACTACTAAAGCAGGTCtataatttaaaactgaaagaaaattactgcaCTAATGCTCATTAAAATATTGAATTGAAATTTAGATTTTTACCCAAGGTCTCAATATATTGTTAAGGAACAcaaaaatgagaagcaaaacaTGGAGAAAAGAAGTATACAACCAGGGATGTGTTCTGAAACACAGGGTGGTAAGGAAAGAGAGTGAATGGAGACCAGGTAAGAACGAAGACTTGCTTGAAGGCTGgaagaaataccaaaataagAAGCCTAGAAATGTGGCAAGGATCTGGTAGATCTAGTCCATCATTAGTCTTAAAGTTAGTAGCAAAAAAAGTGAATGCAAAAACTAATGAAAGAACCACCATGGAAAAACCGTGACTCTGATCCTTTACTGCTCTTTCTGATAATACTAAGGATAAATTCAGAGACTGTCACGTTCaattttctgaagcagctgtttttcttatttcttgaaACTAACAGATGTCACAAATACCTTTCTTCCTAAAGCTTATTTCCTTCccccttatttttttattggttaAAGACTTCTCATAAAAATCAGGCAGTGACAATATGAATGTGACCATCAGCTTTTCCATTCTTTACCTTAGGACAAAGCAGAGGCTCAGGCTGTGCTTAACTCCATTCTGCCCCAGCCTCCACCTAAACTAAGAACAAGCCCTTCCAAACTCTCATCCAGTCTGCCCTATGTCTGCTAACCCGGCGGCTGGAAGTGGCCATGCACCTCTCTTGGAAATGGTCATACTCCTTTCAGATGAGTCTctcaggggtgggggtggaaaagGTGTCAGCTGAGATTTTGATTTCTAACATAAAAGCATTGCCGTAAGTAAAAAATACCTTCACAGCTTTTTTAAGAGCTCTCTGCATCTTACCAGTAGTTCACACTTTACGAGAAGTTATTACAGCTCTGGAGCTGAGGACAAATAATTTAAGTGAGAAATCAAACATACATTTACTAAGAAAAAtggaacagcaaaataaataattgtttctttGAGTATCACCGAGTCACTAATTTCAAAGATTGTCTGTATGAATTCCGAGTGTGTATTCGCTCAACAGGCACAgaagaagacaaaaatagaGTAGATTTACCAGTCTAAAATAGAATCTCTTTTCGATCAAGGTGTTAGTGGCCCAGATTCTTActtcaatattaattttattttgaagaggGAACTTAATACTATTTAAAATCACAAGGAAACTCCCTCCTTGTGCAGTATTTGTACATTCAAAGAATACAAGTGAACCAAAAGTGAAATTATTCGTATCTATAAACATTAAACCAGATATAAACAGTCATTTATATGCATGTTTTACATTGCCAGGTATATTTAGGCTAATGCCAAAATACATGAATACAGGAATTTAGACATTGTGAGAACCTGATAAAGAAGTTTGTATTGGgattaaattaaaagtaatcTCTGACAAAGGCTACAGCAGAATCTCAACATAGGGTTTATTAGCCAGGTATATTGTCATagaggaaacaggaaaattgTGTATAAATAGCATGTCTCCCAAGCATTTGCCAAGTTAGATGCCTACATTTAGTCTTTTATACCACTCGTTTGTTTTCCTCAGATACCAATAGTGATTGCTGCTAAACATCACACACACAATTTGTTAAAGTCACCATCTTCCGATTCGCaccttttcaaagaaaaatacacatttctgaattaaagaaaacaaaacacagttgGAAAAAGGGTCgtaatttttgtttcccttaaaaaaaataaaattacattattttccaCTTCCTCACAGAATACCTTCTTCtacattagaaaatattttccaaagctCCAGAGATCCTAGAAATCTCAGAGGAAGGATCTGTTGAGTTCTGCAGTACACTATATTCGCTCGGCATTAAACAGTCATAgccataataaaaataagtcttATGAATGCAAAACCTGATCATGCTGTCATTCAGAATTAACCTTACCGAGTAACCTCTCCTATTTCAGTTACGTCAGAATGGGgtcaaaatgtttcaaataatcACTATTAAGCTTTTGCAAAACCCATCAGCTCTCCTAGACTTTGGCCAacctcagaaataaaagttgGTCTACAACTGTCCtgaatccagaaaaaaatttcaagaaaacagaacacaggTTGGCACCAATTCTCTGAACCAGTTTTATGgatttttgaaaaggaaaactgtaatGCTACATGTTTAAAGTGAGCACACTGATGGTATTTTGCAAGGTACCAGACACTCATTTCCACTGAAAGGAAGGCATTATTTTGAATGAACGGCTCAATGGCAATTAACTTTTACTGAGTGTCTTTCATTTCACAGTTGGTATTTTGTCTGCTACACAGTgggaaaaattcagaatttatcTATAAACATGTGGAAGCACTACTGCTCTGACACAAAGCTGGAAAATGTCCTTCCATTTGCCTCTCATACCCAATACTGCCTTCAAATTCTTGCCACGAACTCAGCAATTCCTAAACCCAAACCATCCAGAAATATGACTAGGTTATTTTTGCAGAAGATTGCCTACACAGGGATGACAAGGAGAAGCCAGCATGATGGGACACTATTTCTACATTGATCTGAGCCACAGATCCAAACAAATAGTTACAACGTGTATTACACACAGCCAGGCAAGACAAACATAAGGTTTTTTTCACCTATTTGGTGCCCTTTATAATTTCCCCCAATTATTTTTGCTCTCTGTTTGTCTTCTGAGGGAATTTTATGGTCCAATTGATTGATTTGGAGTCTGAGCAAGGCTCAGAGCAACCTGCCCTACGGAGCTCTGTGCACAAACCCAATCCTGACTAGCACTGGCTACAGCACCACTTTGCGGAGCCCCATCCTGTAGCTGGCCTCTGCTAGTGCCTCCtaacacacagctctgctttcctgcagacCTGCCTCTACCGATAGCTTTTGCAGTGGATGCTGTTTTAAAAGGGAACCAACCTCTCCTCCACAGACACGGCAACTTCAGGATCTCTGACCTCTGATAAAAGAAAT
Proteins encoded:
- the CRYBG3 gene encoding very large A-kinase anchor protein isoform X2, translated to MQRKPEAPAVTYATYRGSARIRQLLKNQTEMAEKGEESAENRNAPMIKENGEIQATVSAKSGHLIKENREDEGKDHEDDTVVNTSAVKMGRKKSGKAQHCLGSSKHEITAKATTSSTESCSEINLKHTPALGAAKVKRTYSLDSLLSSSSRNGEILTNSTSRITSSLKMSSANDLVGKEDRLLRETEALFQTDQNGTANFDKENDCSKTANMEPTKEMQGDCLHSPKSKSKAVNEELLVSKGEFCCSHQTDSHSELLNGQILRPSTTAFQLLGDQHIGSANKDSDPRKSDTQKIVAAVERQQDPQSSVATVLLPFNEQIPTSLSMESRGECIATGNPATSVSSTKNNEDMVKDKGTCNEELSQLGKPVHVRNDHQLITAESSKNTATQQTGLPCLETDGVETMKVLSEAAVENLASVSSCIQGCGSVMPNFSELAAPLSCESSFEIGGCCLPSVNLSCKFKTKTIGEREVSLKDVREMLSCPDLDYEKSESFEPVEVNLSENSMHVHDHGPVSLETVEDVHAKALVILTEDSTVKPASCPLVTVDRTDNGTPAASKIDKTGMTAVALVPSECKDDISELSSYISKSQEKNLEVSHSALRSGGRPLTNHSGFVFEKDVDVDIISESPPVSEDRCINFSLKKENSNKPRIPPTVLDVSTDHQAKMPSPATNSESGQIARWSAASEQHSFIFPGAECRRIISEDRMTKVPLCSGDLRALVPGGSLEPELTPVLLDGSAAGVDVGGVCIPRPTSPTLGSREASNLSVSALEMLGIAQGNRNSYSRRASGGAEEASSTQQADSSVLAEAMPSPGCPVKSLEMADKSACSESTCKNAVGRVMLGNNASAISEVPSVVDDQTPAALTESNELCSEEVWEGNNVKGQERAEFQDAVLFKKAEEIVGSVLHLAIEEIIAKQANGVCQLSGSKDSLVNTDTLNDQKAETVQLEAEEIQSAVQSLRHFNESSGKGSSSFTGNEMVDTNNQDEKIISYIPDKTDLHNALALKAKETIDEVVNSAKQNLISNQWQGSENKRPPEKVDPKPKAETPKILNLDVKLPAKSQEPTGKKETQDVTVNCEKADCSGPPLLPSSVENGIDGLQRGEKIPNNAFTCQTNGFLPTGSSSRPELELMTPAKERQNRKVCEHLAAVEVCGKAEVSVTNGKSDRSLHLIHRDATVTEAMLLSLQLKDSCNNANMPDCTLLPAVNVNLLSFTPDEECIGMQNESKDKSSPRGSLESSAEDGPYEDCGREAAAQIKATLEDPKAVDSKEELAKGASEVAEVNTGLNARFIVPELSVTGEDSERENCFNTDRAQSNENLKLIQMKDQDSKRNDQLEENGLDCSDDVKEPTDLLASSPLIEQWENSSFTIIYEGALQTENKSVPTDDMQTDSLSSSDLPSDNIDHLMCETVKNKCEPACLYGKENKLNEATDSRSTESFLSVEARRYRVYPFSLSPIYEDDSSQEDLLSTDVSPEGHPSGISKDNTDHASVLSLLQSVSERLQFTTRFSKEEEGVEEEEEESSSYEENMLDAEKEDNCLSSQWRGSLETTFPSNDQNRSLFPEQSPFLSKGQLDSKEQPELFPDAASPSETPCKAVSQKADAAPKHPPTSVYYQYLKSASNCPSEKGTRFGSILQDMLQPKIHWSQDNTMPKLGELSANLIDRASLKYNPRPGKIIIYDIYGNKSKQEVHSDVLDATSWIFPIGSLLRIIRGCWIFYEKPKFQGRKHVLEEGEAVLDYLWDFPGMKHHRRNLTVGSIKHVTKGCGVPEAEFCPAAGSTEGLPICIQSAVANLEELDVEKNPYIRVKSGVWLAYSDFNYKGEMKVLEECDSPSGIPSADVKSLRPLKMGGLKVQMPMNVKIIIYEKTHFGGWSKEFSENISSVPAVFGGEEEFQEIGSIRVIGGVWVAYDKERYKGHQYLLEEGDYEDRHSWGGTDSVLLSFRFLQADFIESSVALFQSDDEDGKTLDVVNEEIPDLEETGFGPETRSILVRSGVWVAYRQKYFCGDQYILEKGKYKCFFDWGGSSKIIMSIRPVKLEPLGTNEPPHLLKAFSNTHFQGACIDFTAEVSDFTSFIPCSFKVLRGCWLLYYQGEITDNHCVLEEGLYVDLSSCGCPTAAIKSLKPIQYVFAEPSISLFALECCKGRELHFTEPINSVLNEDLHFYTQSVWVRSGLWIAYEGCNFLGKQILLEPSEISNWNEHSGWKVIGSLRPVKQPAVYLRVRNRAQGKYLTVAGSLTDIRATSVCASPYNGKNTQIWHYCRGLFKSKANNACLDVIGGRDVPGAKVALWAEHGKDRQKWRLNEDGTISSYLSEQLVLDIKGGSYYDKNHIVMNQPIDDKCSQKWDIEIL